A window of Psychroflexus sp. ALD_RP9 contains these coding sequences:
- a CDS encoding RHS repeat domain-containing protein encodes MGWRCEGINTNPYISGSMGCKKLDTDFFNFLELVHSEKSASEEKKRINYYPFGLKHKGYNNVVNGEHYPYGYNGKEENDELGLEWLDFGARNYDASLGRWMNIDPLTEIVPSINPYQYCYNNPINFVDPTGLFSHAPEELASTFIDENGNILDVRDDGDRNIYLVHDPENWDGTKNNLVSIGHTPEDDTLKDFKDDNFFTEEVITFMYDEAVRLDKDAKIFVDAFEISYVAELKRNQDQVIQLLIEIEAIHRSRKKLLEQMILINEMLLEITKTRNAGKAEEGEVVAQRVLLRSILAMYGNVTVELNDEWSGTIAPQSKQDEISRKTQHKINSIIKKYEQMIEKIKNK; translated from the coding sequence TTGGGTTGGCGTTGCGAGGGAATTAATACCAATCCGTATATTAGTGGCTCAATGGGATGCAAGAAACTCGATACCGATTTTTTTAATTTTTTGGAGTTGGTACACTCTGAAAAAAGTGCGTCCGAAGAAAAAAAACGCATAAACTACTATCCCTTTGGTCTGAAACATAAAGGGTATAATAATGTGGTCAACGGCGAGCATTACCCGTACGGTTACAATGGCAAAGAAGAAAACGACGAGCTTGGCTTAGAATGGTTGGATTTTGGAGCGCGGAATTATGATGCTTCACTTGGAAGGTGGATGAATATAGATCCCTTAACCGAAATAGTACCTTCAATTAACCCATACCAATACTGCTATAATAATCCAATAAATTTTGTAGATCCAACAGGCTTATTTTCTCACGCACCTGAAGAGCTTGCATCAACATTTATTGATGAAAATGGAAATATTTTGGATGTTAGAGACGATGGAGATAGAAATATATATCTAGTACATGATCCTGAGAATTGGGATGGAACAAAAAATAATTTAGTTTCCATAGGTCATACTCCGGAAGATGATACTTTAAAAGATTTCAAAGATGATAATTTTTTTACAGAAGAAGTAATAACATTTATGTATGATGAAGCAGTAAGACTAGATAAAGACGCCAAAATTTTTGTAGATGCTTTCGAAATTAGTTATGTCGCTGAATTAAAAAGAAACCAAGATCAAGTTATACAATTGTTGATAGAGATTGAAGCCATTCATAGAAGTCGAAAAAAACTTTTAGAGCAAATGATACTGATTAATGAAATGTTATTAGAAATAACAAAAACAAGAAATGCTGGCAAAGCTGAAGAGGGAGAGGTGGTTGCGCAAAGGGTTTTATTAAGAAGTATATTAGCCATGTATGGGAACGTTACTGTAGAATTGAATGATGAATGGTCTGGTACAATCGCTCCACAATCAAAACAAGATGAAATTAGTAGAAAAACTCAACATAAAATAAATTCGATAATTAAAAAATATGAACAGATGATTGAAAAAATTAAAAACAAATAA
- a CDS encoding DUF6443 domain-containing protein — protein sequence MTSLQHFSSIAFLTIALCFSIMASAQDQDQNYIKTTSYRQATSNSITNPTTSQATESVQYFDGLGRPIQQVLKANSPSSHDIISFFSYDSLGRQTKEYLPFSDSLNPSSLSLRTNPLALQENFYTNRYGAADGVLAYSEKHLERSPLNRVFEQGAPGNDWQVQLAHDTDHTIKFDYQTNTQGEVKRFDVSFTDTTSTVPHILVDRGYYAPQQLYKSITKDENWQPNQAQAHDHTTEEFKNKLGQVVLKRTYDNGQAHDTYYVYDDYGNLSYVLSPELSYQLQADNFSADLQGGIAVPWTQVAKVDKSLADQYQKHLADYDDQSLVHQDLFETYGGQGGLVLQQDNGHLLVNINMNFANEIPLHKGMIADLKPLGNFKDTEVGRLQGLDYNYKLYIKSNQLYIEGQGKVSGLNLSLNSSQKLSYQRFFPWYELIDMPERERLDYKRAFNDLPEGTDLATAVIPNDYGAVGGLSVAVDQNNTVQFILNINTNVAVGLNPKLNLNLDLNRQIENRELAFLGHMDGPNAVFKLVNNHVQVQTQDFRQVGIFNQPPYQIQPIIRYPQKVKQSLIDGLGYIYRYDNRNNLVKKKIPGKGWEYIVYDKLNRPVLTQDAKLRQNHQWLFTKYDAFGRVAYTGKCSFIRHMGREFWQQLSYHNTNLYESRHPRQALIASGQLEIDYTNTALFSNNIEHLEIYTVNYYDDYNFDLRGLQAEASSIYSSNLNNGNFTTNTKTLATGGHVRVLGTDQWITSLTKYDDKARAIYTHSINEYLNSETKTHSKLNFIGEVLETTTTHDKNGLNPTNITIVDKFTYDHAGRLLKQTQNINQQGEELIVFNHYDELGQLISKKVGGQDSSNTNYQNTNGLQEIDYSYNIRGWLKSINDVDSPNPDQLFAFKLNYNNPEDNATTALYNGNISETHWRSQNTHNQKRSYAYHYDALNRIKAADYLTPHAMTGLFDGELENFSLSNITYDYNGNIMGLRRYGATADQKIDIIDDLNYSYFTGSNQLRMVHDDADQSAGFKELIDAPVSDYAYDVNGNLTHDLNKKISAISYNHLNLPKTITFAEDPNEKGADQIVYIYDASGVKLKKIVKNYHSGNMVKSTSTDYDNGFIYKSESNYQIDNNGQLIGNNVGYGIQFFSHPEGYLQPDNQGGFDYVYQFKDHLRNIRLSYKDSNNDGSVDSSEIVEENNYYPFGLKHKGYNNVVNGQHYPYGYNGKEENDELGLEWLDFGARNYDAALGRWMNVDPLAEKMRRHSPYNYAFDNPIYFIDPDGMAPMGYDGIYIDKNGDKIGEDSKGASDGRVYVVKGSAKRKVQRSTDEGKTIETSELNEKKVFELASNEDRQSQKEGILEKSTGVDNREFAQVNMKVDGIEGTVSYITEGKEVQKGDKKASVEPSIGVSKVKAMREHRTKDVTVTSMTHTHNVDFAKINNNPDMQGGDVPSPNDKKEARNNPSIKSSVINTRSGEVHVLNSNGKYITVNKNVYFKKY from the coding sequence ATGACTTCTTTACAACACTTTTCTTCTATAGCTTTTCTTACGATAGCCTTGTGTTTTAGCATAATGGCTTCTGCTCAAGATCAAGACCAAAACTATATCAAAACCACCAGTTATCGACAAGCTACCAGTAACTCTATAACTAATCCTACGACTTCGCAGGCTACTGAAAGCGTCCAGTATTTTGATGGTTTAGGGCGACCGATCCAACAAGTGCTTAAAGCCAACAGCCCGTCTTCTCACGACATCATCTCTTTTTTTAGCTATGATAGTTTAGGCCGACAAACTAAAGAATACCTCCCGTTTAGCGATAGCTTAAACCCGTCTTCTTTAAGTTTAAGAACCAATCCTTTAGCTCTTCAAGAAAATTTTTATACCAACAGATACGGTGCTGCTGATGGCGTATTAGCCTACAGCGAAAAGCATCTAGAGCGTTCACCACTCAATCGTGTCTTTGAACAAGGTGCTCCCGGAAATGATTGGCAAGTACAACTCGCTCATGATACAGATCATACCATTAAATTTGATTACCAAACCAATACCCAAGGTGAGGTGAAACGATTTGATGTGAGCTTTACTGACACCACTTCTACTGTACCGCATATACTAGTAGATCGTGGTTATTATGCGCCGCAACAGCTTTATAAAAGCATTACTAAAGATGAAAATTGGCAACCCAACCAAGCTCAAGCTCATGACCACACCACTGAAGAGTTTAAAAACAAGTTAGGCCAAGTGGTCCTTAAACGTACTTATGATAATGGACAGGCCCATGACACCTACTATGTGTACGATGATTATGGTAATTTAAGTTATGTCTTATCTCCTGAATTAAGCTACCAACTCCAAGCTGATAATTTCTCAGCTGATTTACAAGGTGGCATCGCTGTGCCGTGGACTCAAGTAGCTAAAGTTGATAAAAGCTTAGCTGATCAGTACCAAAAGCATTTAGCCGATTATGACGATCAAAGCCTCGTGCACCAAGACTTATTTGAAACCTACGGCGGTCAAGGCGGTTTAGTCTTGCAACAAGACAACGGTCATCTTTTGGTTAATATCAACATGAATTTTGCGAATGAAATCCCTTTACATAAGGGTATGATTGCTGACCTTAAACCTCTTGGTAATTTTAAAGATACAGAAGTTGGACGCCTACAAGGGCTTGATTACAATTATAAACTTTATATCAAAAGCAACCAACTCTACATCGAAGGACAAGGCAAAGTCTCTGGACTAAACCTTAGTTTAAACAGTAGTCAAAAACTCAGTTATCAAAGGTTTTTCCCTTGGTATGAGTTAATTGATATGCCAGAACGTGAACGCCTTGATTATAAAAGAGCCTTTAACGATCTTCCTGAAGGTACTGACCTTGCTACGGCTGTTATCCCAAATGATTATGGCGCTGTGGGTGGCTTAAGTGTGGCTGTTGATCAAAATAACACTGTACAGTTTATCTTAAATATTAACACTAATGTGGCTGTTGGGCTTAACCCCAAGCTAAATCTTAATCTTGACCTTAACCGACAAATCGAAAATCGAGAATTGGCTTTCTTAGGACATATGGATGGACCAAATGCGGTTTTTAAGTTAGTTAATAATCATGTACAAGTTCAAACCCAAGACTTTAGGCAGGTAGGTATTTTTAACCAACCGCCTTATCAAATACAGCCTATTATTAGATATCCCCAAAAAGTAAAACAAAGCTTGATTGATGGTTTAGGGTATATTTATCGTTATGATAATCGCAATAACCTTGTTAAGAAAAAAATACCGGGTAAAGGCTGGGAATACATCGTTTATGATAAACTTAACCGTCCTGTCTTAACCCAAGATGCCAAGCTAAGACAAAACCACCAATGGCTCTTTACCAAATATGATGCTTTTGGTAGAGTGGCCTATACTGGTAAATGTTCTTTCATCAGACATATGGGGCGTGAGTTTTGGCAACAACTCAGTTATCACAACACAAACTTATACGAATCTCGCCATCCTAGACAAGCTTTAATCGCTAGTGGACAGCTAGAAATTGACTATACGAACACCGCTTTGTTTAGCAATAATATTGAACATTTAGAGATTTACACCGTTAACTATTACGATGACTACAACTTTGACCTTAGAGGTCTACAAGCTGAAGCCAGCTCTATTTATTCCAGTAACCTTAACAATGGTAACTTTACCACCAATACCAAAACTTTAGCAACTGGTGGCCATGTGCGCGTTTTAGGTACAGACCAATGGATTACAAGCCTCACTAAATATGATGACAAAGCCAGAGCTATTTATACCCATTCTATTAACGAATACTTGAACTCTGAAACTAAAACCCACTCTAAGCTCAACTTTATTGGTGAAGTACTTGAAACCACAACAACACATGATAAAAATGGCTTGAACCCAACCAACATCACTATTGTTGATAAATTTACTTACGACCACGCTGGACGACTGCTCAAGCAAACTCAAAACATTAATCAACAAGGTGAGGAACTCATTGTCTTTAACCACTATGATGAACTCGGGCAACTCATCAGTAAAAAAGTTGGTGGACAAGACAGCAGTAATACAAATTACCAAAACACCAATGGTCTACAAGAAATAGATTACAGTTATAATATTAGAGGCTGGCTAAAAAGCATTAATGATGTTGATAGCCCCAACCCAGACCAGCTCTTTGCCTTTAAATTAAATTACAATAATCCCGAAGATAATGCTACAACAGCTTTGTACAATGGCAACATCTCTGAAACCCATTGGCGAAGCCAAAATACCCATAACCAAAAACGGAGCTACGCCTACCACTATGATGCCCTTAACCGTATTAAAGCGGCTGATTATTTAACACCGCATGCCATGACTGGTCTCTTTGATGGTGAACTAGAAAACTTCAGCCTTAGCAATATTACTTATGATTATAATGGCAATATCATGGGCTTAAGACGTTATGGGGCTACTGCTGACCAAAAAATTGATATCATTGATGATCTTAATTATAGCTACTTCACTGGAAGTAATCAATTAAGAATGGTTCACGATGATGCAGATCAAAGCGCTGGCTTTAAAGAACTTATTGATGCGCCTGTAAGTGATTATGCTTATGATGTTAACGGTAATTTAACCCATGATCTTAACAAAAAAATTAGCGCCATTAGCTACAATCACTTAAATTTACCAAAAACAATTACCTTTGCAGAAGACCCTAATGAAAAAGGGGCTGATCAAATTGTTTATATATATGATGCTTCTGGTGTAAAGCTAAAAAAAATAGTGAAAAATTATCACAGTGGTAACATGGTTAAAAGCACAAGCACTGATTATGACAATGGCTTTATTTATAAAAGTGAAAGCAACTATCAAATCGATAATAACGGCCAACTAATTGGAAATAACGTGGGCTATGGCATTCAATTCTTCTCTCACCCAGAAGGCTACCTACAACCCGATAACCAAGGTGGCTTTGATTATGTCTATCAATTTAAAGACCATTTAAGGAATATCAGATTGTCCTATAAAGATAGTAATAACGATGGTTCTGTTGATAGTTCTGAAATCGTTGAAGAGAACAACTACTACCCTTTTGGTCTTAAACATAAGGGTTACAATAATGTCGTGAATGGTCAGCATTATCCTTACGGCTATAATGGAAAGGAGGAAAATGATGAACTGGGATTAGAATGGTTGGATTTTGGGGCTAGGAATTATGATGCGGCTTTGGGTAGGTGGATGAATGTGGACCCACTCGCAGAAAAAATGCGTAGGCATTCCCCTTATAATTATGCTTTTGATAACCCGATTTATTTTATTGATCCGGATGGAATGGCTCCGATGGGATATGATGGGATATATATTGATAAGAATGGTGATAAAATAGGAGAAGATTCAAAAGGAGCTTCTGATGGAAGGGTTTATGTAGTGAAAGGTAGTGCAAAGCGAAAAGTTCAAAGAAGTACAGATGAAGGAAAAACAATAGAGACCTCTGAATTAAACGAAAAAAAAGTTTTTGAGCTAGCTTCAAACGAAGATAGACAATCTCAAAAAGAAGGTATTTTAGAAAAATCAACTGGAGTAGATAATAGAGAATTTGCTCAAGTAAACATGAAGGTAGATGGTATCGAAGGAACAGTATCATATATCACAGAAGGTAAAGAAGTTCAAAAGGGAGATAAAAAAGCATCTGTTGAGCCTAGTATTGGGGTAAGTAAGGTAAAAGCAATGAGAGAGCACAGAACTAAAGATGTTACTGTGACATCAATGACTCATACTCATAATGTTGATTTTGCAAAAATTAATAATAATCCCGATATGCAAGGAGGTGATGTTCCTAGTCCAAATGATAAAAAAGAAGCTAGAAATAACCCTAGTATTAAATCTTCAGTTATTAACACAAGAAGTGGAGAAGTTCATGTATTGAATTCGAATGGAAAGTATATAACTGTTAATAAAAATGTTTATTTTAAAAAATATTAG
- a CDS encoding IS3 family transposase, producing MNAPPVVKKITAMTAEFPFSNAMSETTHRIYKSEFVGGKHSEDLASHIASLNDFMEYYNHHRYPCRLYGKTPMEIINGQEIDKQLFTQQLKEAKLKRLEANRNFNACVARIGCKPS from the coding sequence ATGAATGCCCCACCAGTAGTGAAAAAGATAACGGCAATGACCGCTGAATTTCCGTTCTCTAATGCGATGTCTGAAACCACTCATCGTATTTATAAATCAGAGTTTGTGGGTGGTAAACATTCAGAAGACCTAGCATCACATATTGCAAGCCTTAATGACTTTATGGAATATTACAATCATCACAGATATCCGTGTCGTCTTTACGGCAAAACGCCCATGGAAATTATCAACGGTCAAGAAATCGATAAACAACTATTTACTCAACAACTCAAAGAAGCCAAACTCAAACGGCTTGAAGCTAATCGTAATTTTAATGCGTGCGTAGCTAGGATAGGGTGTAAGCCGTCTTAA
- a CDS encoding RHS repeat protein, which produces MKNILSILIVLFFYYTALAQNSNQQSQINPPQLPNIVPPSPSVANLMRFDELPVNYYTGQPDISLPLVSAQSKDFSIPISLSYSTLGNRVDERSGIVGTGWSISGDIVISRTVMGIRDDKYPTQAPFNYGIYFTGYEEFGINGIPNTESFENYLWNTEGFGSSKYPIDLYSNYKRGGFDKEYDLFHLNLNGLNAKFIITKQNNAYKVNYLSNDNNLIIKVYSNLNDITGKFEIDFFEVIDNQGRRYILNQKEKTRTTTFSSIVPHGQFEQPTLIGTQDIHKYTSAWKVKEVLDYKGETLVEYKYNEFEESLPLSRNITKHDLHPNNKDHIYQNYLGEDAEDLGTKAINQSILEPQKIYSFNHISIESLKIDEINLTDNSRLNFYYKSDHPEYQVSTGAILDSISLKKLNSDGLVSNEAIKSVKIEYDSVPTINTNQFVSDFKRLYLKNLKVYGGDTSDAQTYKIIYNEYLTEGFGSIHKDYWGYYKKPYNPGTPMIFRTDRKTADIDNVTKGLISHIEYPNGGIKKFIFESNDFYHIGSRELSLQEYKRLNPNNWIKQTINLNNTGTQPNQETITIYEKKEFTIRSTATYNHASDPGDTGIYGPSDGDSSGAGSEDSNYSGNMDSGTPGLTLFEIIKIENNQETRIGAVRFDYDDTVNQNLTLEPGTYVFRFHPESQTSAQQRVNIYYLNFKPLLDKEVPGGGVRVKEVIFQDSKDNTTPKYHKKYLYSESIPPNIINYSDTISFPQENLPTIHSLNETSSGVTDGFLANIKKYSISKRTYLAEVMTVHSVMNTYKPTNPPLYINYEVTEELNSVYATLTQNSYVGYEDVWVTHMDGSKEHFEYSSPRNYPSYPGGYKFPFLPAVDTSIYQGKLSKSSTFDNDSKIIMTKELNYDFISNKLARSIFTYKGKEKSPSSTSNFIMDNVIICPWPQFYETYEDYINKDFYNRKTDWITFADQLWNYSNFFFNCQNYETDRPYDSSVNYKFKNHNFMKSLQKEIKTTNYYYNADGSLADTLTQISDTDYWSNTYQPKSTTTTTYSSNNEVVESSKQVMFYPYNTPAWYSWNTQALVNTNRIAEPVAVETFNTDKLTSKLAKVYSSPTDISPIQNSTNSTNSIFELSEVLFAKSNQALDSKIKYEQYDQDSNVLQVRQTGDVPISYIYGYHNSKPIAKLVNIAYNQINPSLISSLQAAADADANCLGANCQQTEDDLRNLLEQLRSTYSNAQITTYTYDPLIGVTSVTDPRGQSLYYEYGAFNRLERIKDEQGHIVEEYDYNYRQTSNQ; this is translated from the coding sequence ATGAAAAATATCTTATCCATTTTAATTGTTTTATTTTTTTATTACACTGCGCTTGCTCAGAATTCTAATCAACAATCCCAAATTAATCCACCACAATTACCGAATATAGTACCGCCATCACCATCAGTGGCAAATTTGATGCGGTTTGATGAATTACCTGTTAACTATTATACTGGGCAACCTGATATTAGCCTCCCTTTAGTCAGCGCTCAAAGCAAGGACTTTAGCATTCCTATATCTTTAAGCTATAGCACTTTAGGCAACCGTGTTGATGAACGCTCAGGTATTGTTGGTACTGGATGGTCTATAAGTGGTGATATTGTGATTTCTCGTACTGTAATGGGCATTCGTGATGACAAATACCCAACTCAAGCCCCTTTTAATTATGGCATATACTTTACCGGTTATGAAGAATTTGGAATTAACGGCATCCCCAATACTGAATCTTTTGAAAATTATTTGTGGAATACAGAAGGATTTGGTTCGTCTAAATACCCGATTGATTTATATTCAAACTACAAAAGAGGTGGTTTCGATAAAGAATATGATCTTTTTCATTTGAATTTAAATGGTTTAAATGCAAAATTTATTATTACAAAACAAAATAATGCATATAAAGTAAACTACTTGAGTAATGACAATAATTTAATTATAAAAGTCTATTCTAATTTAAATGATATTACTGGAAAATTTGAAATTGATTTCTTTGAAGTTATTGATAATCAAGGGAGAAGATACATCTTAAATCAAAAAGAAAAGACACGCACAACAACATTTAGTTCAATAGTTCCTCATGGGCAATTTGAACAACCCACATTAATAGGAACTCAGGATATACATAAGTATACAAGTGCATGGAAAGTCAAAGAGGTATTAGATTATAAAGGAGAAACTCTTGTAGAATATAAGTATAATGAATTTGAAGAAAGCTTACCATTATCCAGAAACATCACTAAACATGATTTACACCCTAATAATAAAGATCATATTTATCAAAACTACTTAGGTGAAGATGCTGAGGATCTTGGTACTAAAGCTATCAACCAATCAATTTTAGAGCCACAAAAAATTTATAGTTTCAACCATATTAGCATAGAGTCATTAAAAATTGATGAAATAAACTTAACAGATAATAGCAGATTAAATTTTTATTACAAATCAGATCATCCTGAATATCAAGTTTCAACTGGTGCTATTTTAGATAGTATTTCTTTAAAAAAACTTAATTCTGATGGTTTAGTTTCTAATGAAGCAATTAAGTCAGTAAAAATAGAATACGATAGCGTACCCACTATAAATACAAATCAGTTTGTAAGTGACTTCAAAAGATTATACTTAAAAAATTTAAAAGTCTACGGCGGTGATACATCTGATGCTCAAACTTACAAAATTATATATAATGAATATTTAACTGAGGGTTTTGGAAGCATTCATAAAGATTATTGGGGATACTATAAAAAACCATATAATCCTGGAACACCAATGATTTTTAGAACAGATAGAAAAACAGCTGACATTGACAATGTTACAAAAGGATTAATAAGTCATATCGAGTATCCAAATGGCGGAATAAAGAAATTTATCTTTGAAAGTAATGACTTTTACCATATAGGATCAAGAGAGTTATCCTTACAAGAATACAAAAGGCTTAATCCAAATAACTGGATTAAGCAAACTATCAATCTGAACAATACTGGTACTCAACCTAACCAAGAGACAATTACCATATATGAAAAAAAGGAATTTACAATTAGATCTACTGCTACGTATAATCACGCTTCAGATCCTGGTGATACAGGCATTTATGGTCCTAGTGATGGTGATTCTAGTGGAGCGGGGTCAGAGGATTCAAACTATTCAGGTAATATGGATTCAGGAACGCCTGGGTTAACGCTATTTGAGATCATAAAAATAGAAAATAACCAAGAAACTCGTATTGGTGCTGTTCGTTTTGATTATGATGATACTGTAAATCAAAATTTAACCCTAGAGCCTGGAACTTATGTTTTTCGTTTTCATCCAGAAAGTCAAACTTCAGCTCAACAAAGGGTCAATATTTATTATTTAAATTTTAAACCATTATTAGATAAAGAAGTTCCTGGTGGTGGTGTTCGAGTCAAAGAAGTCATATTTCAAGATTCTAAAGATAATACTACACCTAAATACCATAAAAAATATTTATATAGTGAAAGTATACCTCCAAATATTATAAATTACAGTGACACAATAAGTTTTCCACAAGAAAATCTACCTACAATTCACTCATTAAACGAAACAAGTTCAGGAGTCACAGATGGTTTCCTAGCTAACATAAAAAAATATAGCATTTCAAAGAGAACTTATTTGGCTGAAGTTATGACAGTACATAGCGTAATGAATACATATAAACCGACCAACCCACCTCTATATATTAATTATGAAGTCACAGAGGAATTAAATTCTGTATACGCCACTTTAACCCAGAACAGTTATGTTGGCTATGAAGATGTTTGGGTTACTCATATGGATGGATCAAAAGAGCACTTTGAATATAGCTCTCCCAGAAATTATCCATCCTACCCAGGAGGTTATAAATTCCCTTTTTTACCCGCTGTTGATACCTCTATTTATCAAGGTAAACTATCAAAAAGTAGTACGTTTGACAATGATTCAAAGATCATAATGACAAAAGAATTAAATTATGATTTTATATCTAATAAACTGGCCAGATCCATTTTCACTTATAAAGGGAAAGAGAAATCACCTAGTAGCACAAGTAATTTTATAATGGATAATGTTATTATTTGTCCTTGGCCACAGTTTTATGAAACTTATGAAGATTATATAAATAAGGATTTTTACAACCGTAAGACAGATTGGATAACATTTGCAGACCAGCTTTGGAATTATTCGAATTTCTTTTTTAATTGTCAAAATTATGAGACTGATAGACCTTATGATTCTTCGGTAAACTATAAATTTAAAAATCATAACTTTATGAAGTCTCTTCAAAAGGAAATTAAAACCACTAATTACTATTATAATGCTGATGGTAGCTTAGCGGATACTTTAACTCAGATTTCTGACACAGACTATTGGTCTAATACATACCAACCCAAATCTACTACAACTACAACTTATAGTTCAAATAATGAGGTCGTTGAATCTTCTAAGCAAGTCATGTTTTATCCCTATAATACACCTGCTTGGTATTCTTGGAATACCCAAGCATTAGTGAATACCAATCGAATTGCAGAACCGGTAGCTGTAGAAACTTTTAACACAGATAAGCTCACTTCTAAGCTAGCTAAAGTATACTCCTCGCCTACTGATATTAGTCCTATTCAAAATTCGACCAACTCAACCAATTCCATTTTTGAATTATCTGAAGTACTTTTCGCAAAATCAAATCAAGCCTTAGACTCTAAAATCAAGTATGAACAATACGACCAAGACTCTAATGTTTTACAGGTTAGACAAACTGGCGATGTTCCTATCAGTTATATTTATGGCTATCATAACTCTAAACCCATTGCAAAACTTGTTAATATCGCCTACAATCAAATTAACCCTAGCCTTATTTCTAGCCTTCAAGCGGCCGCCGATGCTGATGCTAACTGCTTAGGTGCTAACTGCCAACAAACGGAAGATGATTTACGAAATTTATTAGAGCAGCTTAGAAGCACTTATTCAAACGCTCAGATCACCACCTATACTTACGACCCTTTAATTGGCGTTACCTCAGTGACTGACCCTAGAGGACAAAGCCTTTACTACGAATATGGCGCGTTTAATCGCTTAGAACGCATCAAAGATGAACAGGGCCATATCGTAGAGGAATACGACTACAACTACCGTCAGACATCTAACCAATAA
- a CDS encoding tyrosine-type recombinase/integrase: MMEYRTYLHKENYSKSTIENYSNHIDLFIKWCKRNHTNPEYIDYNKMLKYIKYLQRKENTKTTVQKRINIVKNYFKFLMSENYRADNPIENVNLKGAKRIINYNLLEADELEDLYYSFDTENYQEEYHKYTSKRNKVIVGLMVYQGLNTTELRQLELENLELYKGKIYIKSGKRSNARMLELKSWQVIELLEYVKEIREEIVRRKNVQSERLFIPNNKRLSNTILAIVKKLKKINHKVNNAHQIRASVITNWLGQYNLRKVQYLAGHRYISSTERYLQDDLENLHEIVNNFHPIS, from the coding sequence ATGATGGAATATAGAACGTATTTGCATAAAGAAAATTACAGTAAAAGCACAATCGAAAATTACAGTAATCACATAGATTTATTTATAAAATGGTGCAAACGAAACCATACAAATCCAGAGTATATAGATTATAATAAAATGCTAAAATATATCAAGTATTTACAGAGAAAAGAGAACACAAAAACTACAGTTCAAAAACGTATAAATATTGTAAAAAATTACTTCAAGTTTTTAATGTCTGAAAATTACAGAGCAGATAATCCAATAGAGAATGTTAATCTAAAGGGAGCAAAAAGAATCATCAACTATAATTTATTGGAAGCTGATGAACTGGAAGACTTATATTATAGTTTTGATACAGAAAATTACCAAGAAGAATATCACAAGTACACCTCAAAACGAAATAAAGTTATTGTTGGTTTAATGGTTTACCAAGGCTTGAACACAACCGAATTACGACAGTTAGAACTTGAAAATTTAGAACTCTACAAAGGCAAGATTTATATAAAAAGTGGTAAACGAAGTAATGCAAGAATGCTGGAGCTAAAATCGTGGCAAGTCATAGAACTATTGGAATATGTAAAGGAAATAAGGGAAGAAATCGTAAGACGTAAAAATGTGCAAAGTGAACGTCTTTTTATTCCAAATAATAAACGATTATCAAATACCATTTTAGCGATTGTCAAGAAGCTGAAAAAGATTAATCACAAAGTAAATAATGCACATCAAATCAGGGCATCGGTAATTACAAATTGGTTAGGGCAATATAATTTAAGAAAGGTTCAATATTTAGCTGGACATCGTTACATCAGTTCCACCGAAAGATATTTACAAGACGACTTGGAGAACTTGCACGAAATCGTGAACAACTTCCATCCGATTAGCTGA